The Clostridia bacterium genome contains the following window.
AGCACATGTGATTATCAGAACCACGGCTATGTATGGGGCGATGCCCCTGTTTCTCATCGCTGCAGTATTGCTTGCGCAGGGTTTCACTGTTTGCTCTCCTTCTCGTCTGGCTCCCCGTCGCCGTAGTGGGAGTCGTAATAGCAGTAGTACCTATCGGAGTAATGCTGGCGATACCTGCCCCTTGGGGGCTTGATTCCGGTTATGACTGCCCCGAGCACTGTAGCATTCACCGCACGCAGCGCATCGGCAGCACGCTTTGCAGCGTTCCTATCACTCTCCGCAAGGTTGACGACCATGATCACCCCATCGCTCTTCGATGCCAGAACGGTCGCGTCGGCCACCGCGAGCACAGGCGGAGCGTCGATGATCACAAGGTTCGCGCGGAGCTTCAACTGCTCCAGAAGTTGGTCCATCTGACGGCTGTGGAGCAGTTCCGATGGATTCGGCGGGATCGCGCCAGCAGCAATAACGGAGAGGCCCTCCACCGGGCCTTTCCTGATGGACGCATCCACATTCCCAGTCACGATGCACTCCGAGAGCCCAGGAGATGCCGGCATCTCGAACTTCTTGTGCACGGTGGGACGCCTCATGTCGGCATCGATGAGGATGACGGTATCTCCCGCCTGAGCGAATGTGATCGCGAGATTGGCCGCAGTGAGGGATTTCCCCTCCCCGGGAAGAGCACTCGTGACCTCGAGAATCTTTACCGTACCGCCGACAGTGGAGAAGTGGATGTTGGTCCTGAGCATTCGATAGGCTTCACTGGCAGCCGATTTCGGATTGTACAGCGACACCAAGGACTGTTTCGGGTCGAACTCATCTGTCGACTGTGGGCGATTCCATGGCAACAACAATG
Protein-coding sequences here:
- a CDS encoding CpsD/CapB family tyrosine-protein kinase codes for the protein MLLPWNRPQSTDEFDPKQSLVSLYNPKSAASEAYRMLRTNIHFSTVGGTVKILEVTSALPGEGKSLTAANLAITFAQAGDTVILIDADMRRPTVHKKFEMPASPGLSECIVTGNVDASIRKGPVEGLSVIAAGAIPPNPSELLHSRQMDQLLEQLKLRANLVIIDAPPVLAVADATVLASKSDGVIMVVNLAESDRNAAKRAADALRAVNATVLGAVITGIKPPRGRYRQHYSDRYYCYYDSHYGDGEPDEKESKQ